Proteins from a single region of Dyadobacter fanqingshengii:
- a CDS encoding formylglycine-generating enzyme family protein: MSKQFLFLFSTVFLCFNAVAQDANFKNYTQKIGGSPQVYDMVAIPGGEFLMGSPDSEKGRRPDEGPQHKVKIEPFWMGKTEVNWDIYDLYAFKNMEKEMAARHPDPDKSVQKTDASTRPSPPYVDMSFGMGRSGYPAINMTQYAAIHFCKWLYEKTGIFYRLPTEAEWEYACRAGSKTAYSFGPDESKIDEYAWHRKNSDAAYKKIGLKKPNAFGLHDMHGNVMEWTLDQYIPDYYAKQPAGEKYAPVTELYPTAVRGGSWDDEPADLRSAARTASKAEWKILDPQLPKSEWWMTSASFVGFRVVRPLKQPSQEEINAYYSPKLIEDY, encoded by the coding sequence ATGTCCAAGCAATTTTTATTCCTATTCTCAACCGTTTTCCTTTGTTTTAACGCAGTAGCACAAGACGCAAATTTTAAGAATTACACTCAAAAAATAGGAGGTAGCCCGCAAGTCTACGATATGGTCGCGATTCCTGGCGGCGAGTTTTTAATGGGAAGCCCTGATTCCGAAAAAGGTCGCAGACCTGACGAAGGCCCTCAGCACAAAGTAAAAATCGAGCCCTTCTGGATGGGCAAAACAGAAGTGAACTGGGATATTTATGATCTCTATGCGTTCAAAAATATGGAAAAGGAAATGGCTGCCCGCCACCCGGATCCTGATAAAAGTGTCCAAAAGACCGACGCGAGCACCCGCCCCAGCCCACCTTATGTAGATATGTCGTTTGGTATGGGGAGATCCGGTTATCCCGCGATTAACATGACACAATATGCAGCCATTCATTTTTGCAAATGGCTTTACGAAAAAACCGGCATTTTTTACCGGTTACCAACTGAGGCTGAGTGGGAATACGCATGCCGCGCAGGTTCAAAAACAGCTTACTCATTTGGACCTGACGAGTCGAAAATCGATGAATATGCCTGGCACCGCAAGAACAGCGACGCAGCTTATAAGAAGATTGGTTTAAAGAAGCCAAATGCATTCGGATTACATGATATGCACGGAAATGTAATGGAATGGACATTGGATCAATACATTCCGGATTATTATGCCAAACAACCTGCGGGAGAAAAATACGCGCCGGTTACGGAGCTTTATCCAACAGCCGTTCGTGGCGGTTCCTGGGATGACGAGCCTGCCGACCTGCGCAGCGCAGCACGTACAGCGTCAAAAGCAGAATGGAAGATCCTGGATCCACAGCTTCCTAAAAGTGAATGGTGGATGACAAGTGCATCATTTGTGGGTTTCCGCGTGGTTAGGCCGCTTAAACAACCTTCTCAGGAAGAGATTAATGCTTATTACAGTCCAAAATTGATTGAAGATTATTGA
- a CDS encoding YqgE/AlgH family protein: MPSALKISKGSLLIAKPFLGDPNFERGVILMCEHNEQGSFGFVLNQITDLFLGDVLDETIYQDIALHLGGPVEKNTLHFIHRRPDLIAGGTEIMPNVFWGGDFDSIKMLLNLNTFHADDIRFFIGYSGWSGGQLDEELKQDSWIVSSTNSEFLFTTPPENFWREILRNMGGEYRSIAHYPIDPRLN, from the coding sequence ATGCCATCAGCCCTGAAAATTTCAAAAGGAAGTCTGTTAATTGCCAAACCGTTCTTGGGAGATCCCAATTTTGAAAGAGGTGTTATTTTGATGTGCGAACACAATGAACAAGGCAGCTTCGGCTTTGTCCTGAACCAGATTACCGATCTTTTTCTGGGCGATGTGCTGGACGAAACCATTTATCAGGACATTGCCTTGCATTTAGGTGGTCCGGTTGAAAAAAATACCCTGCATTTCATCCACAGGCGGCCCGACCTGATTGCCGGTGGGACTGAAATTATGCCGAATGTGTTTTGGGGAGGCGATTTTGATAGTATAAAAATGCTTCTGAACCTCAACACATTTCATGCTGACGATATCCGCTTTTTTATAGGTTATTCGGGATGGAGCGGCGGCCAGCTGGATGAAGAATTGAAGCAGGATTCGTGGATTGTTTCAAGCACAAATTCTGAATTCCTTTTCACAACACCACCTGAAAACTTCTGGCGTGAGATCCTGCGCAATATGGGCGGCGAATATCGTTCCATAGCACATTATCCCATCGACCCGCGCCTGAACTAG
- a CDS encoding DedA family protein, translated as MNSIAEFFQYILNSEELIRTGGLLVITFIVFAENGLFFAFFLPGDYLVFLAGVFCGTGILKVPIGILLLCLFAAAVLGSLVGYIFGKYFGDMFENRPDSFFFKKKHIETTRKYFDKYGSRTLIISRFLPIVRTFAPILAGLVKMPFVSFLINNVAGGAIWIGLLTGGGFLFGERFPWIVDYVQYIILFFLAITTFTVIKGYLNAKKEMG; from the coding sequence ATGAATTCAATTGCCGAGTTTTTCCAATATATCCTTAATTCCGAAGAATTGATCCGCACAGGCGGCCTGCTGGTGATTACGTTTATCGTTTTTGCTGAAAACGGGCTGTTCTTTGCTTTTTTCTTGCCAGGTGATTACCTGGTGTTCCTCGCAGGTGTTTTCTGCGGAACGGGTATACTAAAGGTTCCCATCGGCATATTGCTGTTGTGTTTGTTCGCAGCTGCCGTTTTGGGCTCTTTGGTAGGATATATTTTTGGGAAATATTTCGGTGATATGTTCGAAAACAGGCCGGATTCTTTCTTTTTTAAGAAAAAGCACATTGAAACTACGCGAAAATATTTCGACAAATACGGCAGCAGGACATTGATTATCAGCCGTTTTCTTCCAATCGTGCGCACATTTGCGCCTATATTGGCGGGTTTGGTAAAAATGCCGTTTGTTTCATTTTTAATCAACAATGTTGCCGGCGGTGCAATCTGGATCGGGCTTTTAACAGGAGGCGGCTTCCTGTTTGGAGAGCGCTTTCCCTGGATCGTAGATTATGTGCAATACATCATACTTTTCTTCCTTGCCATCACCACATTCACTGTGATTAAGGGATATCTGAACGCAAAAAAGGAAATGGGCTAA
- a CDS encoding gamma carbonic anhydrase family protein, whose amino-acid sequence MPYIKSVRGFNPTFGEDCWLAENATVVGDVVMGSHCTVWFNAVVRGDVNSIRIGDYSNIQDGAVIHCTYQRFATKIGSYVSVAHNAIVHGCTIEDHVLIGMGAIVMDGAVIGTGSIVAAGAIITQGTKVPPGTIYAGNPAKYLKDVSTELNAAIDRTANNYITYSGWFREEEGK is encoded by the coding sequence ATGCCGTATATAAAATCTGTGCGAGGCTTCAATCCCACATTTGGGGAAGATTGCTGGCTTGCCGAAAACGCAACCGTTGTTGGTGATGTGGTCATGGGCAGCCATTGTACGGTTTGGTTCAATGCTGTGGTTCGGGGAGATGTGAACAGCATTCGCATCGGCGATTATTCCAATATCCAGGATGGTGCTGTAATTCACTGCACTTACCAACGATTTGCGACAAAAATTGGCAGTTATGTGTCCGTGGCGCACAACGCAATTGTTCACGGATGTACGATCGAAGATCACGTGCTGATTGGCATGGGCGCCATTGTGATGGACGGGGCGGTAATCGGAACAGGGTCGATTGTGGCCGCAGGTGCCATTATCACACAGGGAACAAAAGTCCCACCTGGGACAATTTACGCGGGCAATCCTGCAAAATATCTCAAAGATGTGTCAACCGAGCTGAATGCCGCCATTGACCGGACGGCCAACAATTACATTACTTATTCGGGCTGGTTTCGGGAAGAGGAAGGAAAATGA
- the aroC gene encoding chorismate synthase: MGSTYGKIFKIATFGESHGAGIGVIIEGCPAGVNFDSDFIQSELARRKPGQSRITTQRKEADEFEVLSGVFEGKTTGTPIALIIRNEDQRSKDYSHIAAQFRPSHADYTYQVKYGVRDYRGGGRSSARETAARVAAGALAKLLLADLGVNIQSYVSQVGTLKLEKSYQELDLTLTESNAVRCPDPEMAQQMFDYIDSVRKQGDSVGGVVNCVITGAPAGWGEPVFDKLHAEMGKAMLSINAVKGFEYGSGFEGVTLLGSQHNDAFYIDDADKVHTRTNHSGGVQGGISNGEDIYFRVAFKPVATIMQDQESIDQQGDVAIVQGKGRHDPCVVPRAVPIVEAMAALVLADFYLRNRASKV; encoded by the coding sequence ATGGGAAGTACATACGGTAAGATATTCAAAATAGCCACATTTGGCGAGTCGCATGGTGCGGGAATCGGGGTTATCATAGAAGGGTGCCCCGCAGGCGTCAATTTTGACTCTGATTTCATTCAAAGCGAACTGGCCAGGCGTAAGCCAGGCCAGTCCAGAATTACAACGCAGCGCAAGGAAGCGGACGAATTCGAAGTGCTTTCAGGGGTTTTTGAGGGCAAAACAACCGGAACACCCATTGCATTGATCATCAGGAATGAAGATCAGCGCAGCAAGGATTATTCGCACATTGCTGCCCAGTTCCGCCCTTCTCATGCAGATTACACTTACCAGGTAAAATATGGCGTCCGCGATTACAGGGGCGGTGGAAGAAGCTCGGCAAGAGAAACAGCGGCAAGAGTCGCAGCCGGCGCGCTCGCGAAGCTGCTTTTAGCGGATTTGGGTGTGAACATTCAGTCCTACGTGTCACAAGTAGGGACATTGAAGCTGGAAAAATCTTATCAGGAACTCGATTTAACATTAACAGAAAGCAATGCAGTTCGCTGTCCCGATCCTGAAATGGCGCAGCAAATGTTCGATTACATTGATTCGGTCAGAAAGCAGGGAGATTCGGTGGGTGGCGTTGTGAATTGCGTCATCACAGGTGCTCCGGCAGGCTGGGGCGAGCCGGTATTTGACAAACTGCATGCAGAAATGGGCAAAGCCATGCTAAGCATCAATGCGGTGAAAGGATTCGAGTATGGCAGCGGTTTTGAAGGCGTAACGTTGCTGGGATCACAGCATAATGACGCATTTTATATTGATGACGCTGACAAAGTGCATACGCGCACAAACCATTCCGGTGGAGTGCAAGGTGGGATTTCCAATGGAGAAGATATTTATTTCCGCGTAGCATTCAAGCCGGTTGCAACTATTATGCAAGATCAGGAAAGCATTGACCAGCAAGGTGACGTTGCCATTGTACAGGGAAAAGGCCGTCACGACCCATGTGTGGTTCCGCGTGCTGTTCCGATCGTGGAGGCAATGGCAGCATTGGTTCTGGCTGATTTTTACCTTCGCAACAGGGCAAGCAAAGTTTAG
- a CDS encoding Gfo/Idh/MocA family protein, giving the protein MEQNRRDFLKASGLFAGGAMLNPVRGYGFNSAVGETIKVALIGCGGRGTGAAAQALSTTQNVQIVAMADAFKDRLDESYKNLTAKKYKNAAGTVVDIKTKVDVPDDRKFVGFDAFKKAIALKDVDVVILATPPGFRPSHFEEAVKNDKHIFMEKPVATDAPGIRKVLEIAEEAKKKKLNVVVGLQRHYQANYLAAIKRIHDGAIGDIVGGQVYWVGSSPWMKERQPNQTEMEYQMRNWYYFNWLCGDHISEQHVHNIDVANWVKKGYPVSIQGTGGRTVRTGKAYGEIFDHHTLDLVYADGTIISSQCRQFEGTWNKVDEAFVGTKGRIDSFDGKKTILKDYKGGVIYQHDDKGDKNPYQVEHDELFAAIAKGEYKFADAENGAKSTMTAIMGRMATYSGKMIKWDEAFNSDINLFPDKLAWDASPKILPGPDGLYPVAVPGKTQVI; this is encoded by the coding sequence ATGGAACAAAATAGACGTGATTTTCTAAAAGCATCGGGCTTGTTTGCCGGCGGTGCAATGCTGAATCCGGTTCGCGGATATGGTTTTAACAGTGCGGTGGGTGAGACGATTAAAGTCGCTCTTATCGGTTGTGGCGGAAGAGGAACGGGTGCAGCTGCGCAGGCATTAAGCACGACCCAGAATGTGCAGATCGTTGCGATGGCGGATGCTTTTAAAGACCGTCTGGATGAATCATACAAAAACCTGACTGCCAAAAAATACAAAAATGCGGCAGGAACGGTGGTTGATATTAAAACGAAGGTGGATGTGCCTGATGACCGCAAATTCGTAGGATTTGACGCTTTCAAAAAGGCCATTGCTTTGAAGGATGTGGATGTTGTTATTCTGGCAACGCCTCCTGGCTTCCGCCCTTCGCATTTTGAAGAAGCTGTAAAAAACGACAAGCATATCTTCATGGAAAAACCGGTTGCTACGGATGCGCCGGGAATTCGCAAAGTGCTTGAAATTGCCGAAGAGGCTAAGAAAAAGAAATTGAATGTTGTGGTTGGTCTGCAACGCCATTATCAGGCAAACTATCTGGCTGCTATCAAGAGAATCCATGATGGTGCAATCGGCGATATCGTAGGCGGACAAGTTTACTGGGTTGGAAGCAGCCCCTGGATGAAAGAACGCCAGCCAAACCAGACTGAAATGGAATACCAAATGAGAAACTGGTATTATTTCAACTGGCTTTGCGGTGACCACATTTCGGAGCAGCACGTACACAACATTGACGTGGCTAACTGGGTGAAAAAAGGTTATCCTGTTTCAATTCAGGGAACCGGCGGTCGCACAGTCCGTACTGGTAAGGCTTATGGAGAGATTTTCGATCACCATACATTGGATTTGGTTTACGCTGACGGAACCATTATTTCCAGTCAATGCCGTCAATTTGAAGGCACGTGGAATAAAGTGGATGAGGCTTTTGTAGGAACAAAAGGACGCATCGATAGCTTTGATGGCAAGAAAACCATATTGAAGGACTACAAAGGCGGCGTAATCTATCAACACGACGATAAAGGCGATAAAAACCCATATCAGGTTGAACATGACGAGTTGTTTGCTGCTATCGCCAAAGGTGAATATAAATTTGCTGACGCTGAAAACGGCGCAAAAAGCACAATGACAGCCATTATGGGTCGTATGGCCACTTATTCAGGTAAGATGATCAAGTGGGATGAGGCTTTCAATTCGGATATCAATCTGTTCCCGGACAAATTGGCCTGGGATGCTTCTCCAAAAATCCTTCCGGGTCCAGACGGACTTTATCCGGTTGCGGTTCCTGGTAAGACGCAGGTTATTTAA
- a CDS encoding ABC-F family ATP-binding cassette domain-containing protein — translation MNYLSAENIAKSFGDQWLFKNINFGISRGDKVALIGTNGTGKTTFLNILTGKIPADEGEVSIRKDIRVGYLDQSPAFDESLTVLDVIFSSNNPVAQVVKRYEHAIETDNHDELSEVMEDMDKYNAWDFEYRTKEILGRLGIHHTENLFGTLSGGQRKRVAMAKVLLEDPDLLILDEPTNHLDLDTVEWLENYLNTSNTTLLVVTHDRYFLDTVCNQMLELDHGSAYPYKGNYTYFLEKKAEREEMEAAGIDKARNLMRKELDWIRRQPKARGTKAKYRVDAFEELKEKASQKKFDTQMELNVRTSRLGSKIIELENVSKGFGERQLIKNFEYTFRKGDRIGIVGQNGMGKSTLLNMITGELMPDKGQIVKGETVQFGYYKQSDLVFNENQRVIDIVKDVAEVVQLGTGETVTVGHLLQAFLFSPSKQYDFISKLSGGEKRRLQLLLILIKQPNFLILDEPTNDLDIASLNVLEEFLLNFPGCLVIVSHDRYFLDRLVQHIFVFEGEGKISDFPGNYTELREYQDEQEAEKKTSGSNANAGKSNTTHVIQPIKETVTPAVAAPVAATAPKRKLSYKEQKEMEQLESDIAKMEEQKGVLVKKLNDGGSHAELAQWSKQIEELTESQADKEMRWLELSENA, via the coding sequence ATGAATTACCTTTCAGCAGAAAATATAGCAAAGTCATTTGGCGATCAATGGCTTTTTAAAAACATCAATTTTGGAATCAGCAGGGGCGATAAGGTTGCGCTCATCGGAACGAATGGAACGGGCAAGACCACTTTTCTGAACATTCTGACGGGTAAAATCCCGGCAGATGAAGGAGAAGTGAGCATTCGTAAAGACATTCGGGTGGGTTACCTGGATCAAAGCCCGGCTTTCGATGAAAGCCTGACAGTCCTGGACGTGATTTTTTCTTCCAATAACCCGGTCGCACAGGTTGTTAAGCGCTACGAGCACGCCATTGAAACGGATAATCACGACGAGCTTTCGGAGGTGATGGAGGATATGGATAAATACAATGCATGGGATTTTGAATATAGAACCAAAGAAATCCTGGGTCGCCTGGGCATTCATCACACCGAAAATCTTTTTGGAACATTATCCGGCGGTCAGCGCAAGCGGGTTGCTATGGCGAAGGTTTTGCTGGAAGATCCTGATTTGCTCATCCTGGATGAGCCTACCAACCATTTGGACCTGGACACGGTTGAATGGCTTGAAAATTACCTCAACACATCCAATACAACGCTTCTGGTCGTAACCCACGATCGATATTTCCTCGACACAGTTTGCAATCAAATGCTCGAACTGGACCACGGCTCGGCTTATCCATATAAAGGAAATTACACTTATTTCCTTGAAAAAAAGGCAGAACGGGAAGAAATGGAAGCTGCCGGAATTGACAAGGCGCGTAACTTAATGCGGAAAGAGCTGGATTGGATACGCCGTCAACCCAAAGCACGCGGAACGAAGGCAAAATATCGCGTCGATGCATTTGAAGAGCTGAAAGAAAAGGCCAGTCAAAAGAAGTTTGATACCCAAATGGAGCTGAATGTCCGCACTTCGAGGCTGGGCAGCAAGATCATTGAGCTGGAAAATGTCAGCAAAGGTTTTGGTGAAAGACAGTTGATCAAAAACTTCGAATACACATTCCGAAAAGGCGACCGCATTGGAATCGTAGGCCAGAACGGGATGGGCAAGTCGACGCTCCTGAATATGATTACGGGTGAGCTAATGCCGGATAAAGGTCAGATCGTGAAAGGCGAGACGGTTCAGTTTGGTTATTATAAGCAGTCGGACCTGGTATTTAATGAAAACCAACGGGTGATCGACATTGTGAAAGATGTTGCGGAGGTTGTGCAGCTGGGAACTGGTGAGACGGTTACAGTTGGACATTTATTGCAGGCCTTCCTGTTTTCGCCTTCCAAACAATATGATTTTATTTCCAAACTAAGCGGCGGGGAGAAACGAAGGTTGCAGTTGCTTCTGATATTGATCAAACAACCCAACTTCCTGATCCTCGATGAGCCAACGAATGATCTGGACATTGCGAGTTTGAATGTTTTGGAAGAGTTCTTATTGAATTTCCCTGGCTGTCTGGTGATCGTTTCCCACGATAGATATTTCCTTGACAGGCTCGTTCAGCACATTTTTGTATTTGAAGGAGAAGGTAAGATCAGCGATTTTCCAGGAAATTATACAGAACTCCGTGAGTATCAGGATGAACAGGAAGCAGAGAAAAAAACTTCCGGAAGCAATGCTAATGCAGGAAAAAGCAATACGACCCATGTCATTCAGCCGATAAAAGAAACGGTAACTCCCGCTGTGGCAGCTCCCGTTGCGGCAACAGCGCCGAAGCGTAAGTTAAGCTATAAAGAGCAGAAGGAAATGGAGCAATTGGAATCGGACATTGCCAAAATGGAAGAGCAGAAGGGTGTTTTAGTTAAAAAACTGAATGATGGCGGTTCACACGCAGAGCTTGCTCAATGGTCGAAGCAGATTGAGGAATTGACCGAAAGTCAGGCGGATAAGGAAATGCGCTGGCTTGAACTATCCGAAAATGCTTAA